In Pelosinus sp. UFO1, one genomic interval encodes:
- the pta gene encoding phosphate acetyltransferase: MFESMIENLKTKQQKLVFTEGSDPRILEAASRLKKEKILEPILLGNPEEIHRVSQKYGFLTNEIEIIDPRTYPAIESMAQLMVELRKGKMDEATCRESLLKTNYFGTMLVKMGYADGLLGGATYSTADTVRPALQLIKTSPGNRIVSSSFILYRKIENVEEKYAMADCAINLNPSEDELVEIAIETARTAKVFSIDPKVALLSYSTLGSGTGESVDKMRNTATKLKSMNLDFPIDGELQFDAAFSKDVAKIKASHSPVAGDANTFIFPDINAGNIGYKIAQRLGNFEAYGPILQGLNAPINDLSRGCNADEVYHMAIITASLKR, from the coding sequence ATGTTTGAAAGTATGATCGAAAACTTAAAAACCAAACAGCAAAAGTTAGTATTTACCGAAGGCTCCGATCCAAGAATTCTGGAGGCGGCAAGCCGTTTAAAAAAAGAGAAGATCCTTGAACCGATACTGCTAGGTAATCCAGAAGAAATACATAGGGTATCGCAAAAGTATGGTTTTCTTACAAATGAAATTGAAATTATAGATCCTAGAACATATCCAGCTATCGAATCCATGGCTCAGCTGATGGTTGAACTTAGAAAAGGAAAAATGGATGAGGCCACCTGCCGCGAGTCTTTGCTGAAAACGAATTATTTCGGTACGATGCTTGTAAAAATGGGATATGCAGACGGCCTTTTAGGTGGCGCAACTTATTCTACTGCCGATACCGTTCGTCCGGCACTTCAACTTATTAAAACATCACCTGGAAATAGAATTGTTTCAAGCAGCTTTATTCTCTATCGCAAAATAGAGAATGTTGAGGAAAAATACGCGATGGCTGATTGTGCTATCAACTTGAATCCCAGTGAGGATGAACTTGTCGAGATTGCTATTGAAACGGCAAGAACAGCAAAAGTCTTTTCCATTGATCCAAAAGTTGCATTATTATCTTATAGTACGTTAGGCTCAGGCACAGGAGAATCAGTTGATAAAATGCGAAATACAGCCACAAAATTAAAGAGTATGAATCTTGATTTTCCAATTGACGGTGAACTACAGTTTGATGCCGCATTTTCCAAAGATGTTGCAAAAATAAAAGCGTCACACTCTCCAGTCGCCGGGGACGCAAACACATTCATATTCCCAGATATTAATGCCGGTAATATTGGTTATAAGATAGCTCAGCGTTTGGGAAACTTTGAGGCATATGGTCCGATCCTCCAGGGGCTAAATGCACCGATCAATGACCTTTCAAGAGGTTGTAATGCCGATGAAGTTTATCATATGGCAATTATTACTGCTTCTTTAAAAAGATAA
- a CDS encoding D-isomer specific 2-hydroxyacid dehydrogenase family protein, with the protein MKILIVGYFNETAKSNITRHFPEEWDIVIVPPGKEMLHHMEDCQVIIPEHIKVDRRLLATAQKLKLVQTGAGFDNVDIDACTQRGIWVANAAGVNAQAVAEHVMALILSYYKNIPFLDAFMKNKLDENQLDYTGSELTGKTIGIIGLGAIGKKVAAFCRVFDMNVLAYARNAVVQSDGFVKITDFDTLVSTSDIVSIHLPLNQQTKQLINKAVFKKMKKTTLFINTARGGIVNQSDLIDALKNRDILGACLDVFESEPLPIDSELRDLDNVILTPHTAGMPDGRKFHKKRYDFFVNNIKRVANGEEPESKLNQLL; encoded by the coding sequence ATGAAAATTCTCATCGTTGGCTATTTTAACGAGACCGCAAAATCAAATATTACAAGGCATTTTCCAGAAGAGTGGGACATTGTAATTGTCCCGCCCGGAAAAGAAATGCTGCATCATATGGAAGATTGCCAGGTAATCATACCTGAACATATTAAAGTGGACCGCAGACTGCTTGCTACCGCCCAAAAATTAAAATTGGTCCAGACGGGTGCAGGATTTGATAATGTAGATATCGATGCTTGTACGCAACGCGGCATTTGGGTGGCCAATGCGGCAGGCGTCAATGCACAGGCAGTGGCCGAGCACGTAATGGCACTGATATTGTCTTATTATAAAAACATACCGTTTCTTGATGCTTTCATGAAAAACAAGCTTGATGAAAATCAATTGGACTATACAGGGAGTGAATTAACGGGCAAAACGATTGGGATTATTGGCCTAGGCGCCATCGGTAAAAAAGTAGCTGCTTTTTGCAGGGTTTTTGATATGAATGTGCTGGCTTATGCCAGGAATGCCGTCGTACAATCTGACGGTTTTGTGAAAATAACGGATTTTGATACTCTTGTAAGCACCTCGGACATCGTAAGTATACATTTACCGCTGAATCAGCAAACCAAACAGCTGATCAACAAAGCGGTATTCAAGAAAATGAAGAAGACCACCCTTTTTATCAATACAGCCCGCGGCGGGATTGTCAATCAAAGCGATTTGATCGATGCCTTAAAAAATAGGGACATATTAGGCGCATGCCTGGATGTATTTGAATCTGAACCGCTGCCAATTGACAGTGAGCTCCGGGATCTGGATAATGTGATCCTTACTCCCCATACAGCAGGCATGCCGGACGGTCGCAAATTCCATAAAAAAAGATATGATTTCTTTGTGAATAATATAAAACGTGTAGCGAATGGCGAAGAGCCTGAGAGCAAGCTCAATCAGTTATTATAG
- a CDS encoding EamA family transporter, whose product MTESAIVLILIAAFGHATWNYLAKKACGGTAFIWLFATLSTLLYFPLALWIIVVQKPLIGWHQLGFMLGSAILHSLYYILLDKGYRIGDLSVIYPLARGTGPMLSTIAAIVVLGEHPSAVALVGTVLIGLGIVIITGNPFKLAEPTARKPMIFAILCGTMIAGYTLSDKLAVSTFLIPPLLLDWSANLGRVFLLTPYAFKNWDKVKDQWTSHKIEAISVAVLCPLAYILVLTAMVFNPVSYIAPAREISILIGTAMGARLLSEGNIKIRVIGASAMVIGLGALSIG is encoded by the coding sequence ATGACAGAATCGGCTATTGTTCTTATCTTGATTGCCGCCTTCGGTCATGCTACCTGGAATTATTTAGCCAAAAAAGCATGCGGTGGTACAGCCTTTATTTGGCTATTCGCCACGCTTTCTACATTGCTTTATTTCCCGTTAGCGTTATGGATCATCGTCGTCCAAAAGCCGCTGATTGGCTGGCATCAATTAGGGTTTATGCTAGGCAGCGCCATATTGCACTCTTTATATTATATCCTGTTGGACAAAGGCTATCGGATTGGTGATCTTTCGGTCATCTATCCTCTGGCGCGCGGTACGGGTCCTATGCTTTCGACGATTGCAGCCATTGTCGTTTTAGGCGAACATCCTTCCGCAGTAGCGCTTGTCGGAACAGTATTGATTGGCTTAGGGATTGTTATAATCACAGGGAATCCCTTTAAGTTGGCGGAACCTACCGCCCGTAAACCAATGATATTTGCGATTCTCTGCGGCACGATGATTGCTGGATATACGCTCTCAGACAAATTGGCTGTCAGCACTTTCCTGATACCGCCTTTACTTCTTGATTGGTCGGCAAACTTAGGACGAGTATTTCTCTTAACTCCATATGCGTTTAAAAATTGGGACAAAGTAAAAGACCAATGGACCAGTCACAAAATCGAAGCTATTAGTGTGGCTGTTTTATGCCCATTGGCGTACATTTTGGTTTTAACGGCTATGGTATTCAATCCTGTAAGTTATATCGCACCAGCGAGAGAAATCAGCATTCTAATCGGCACTGCAATGGGAGCCCGACTGCTATCAGAAGGAAATATAAAGATTCGTGTCATCGGCGCAAGCGCGATGGTCATTGGATTGGGAGCGTTGTCCATCGGATAG
- a CDS encoding SLC13 family permease: MEHSLHMILAGLILGVVLVVFTLGKSPFFRVDRAGAAIIGAVAMVGTGVLSSDKATAAVDYKTIIILFSMMILVANLKLAGFFEFVGNNLLRMVSSKNSLLFAIILVSGVLSAFVINDIVCLLFTPIVLLLCQKIDCNPVPHLLGVAMASNIGSAATLLGNPQNILVGSLSGMSFLSYFMTAAPVAILGLFCTFIVISFYYRKDLHGGWEKSQQIPENAHMYLIIKSLLILAVILIMYLSGYDLALVASLGAAVSLMTRRVEPNKVYASVDFNLLVIFIGLFIIVAGVEESGLVSYIFDQFSFSKVNDLEVFAIITVGLSNLVSNVPAVLLIRFLIPDTEIEIWWKALALFSTLAGNLTIAGSIANLIVVEIAKRNHVYVTARDYFRIGFPLTLLVTFIGYLWLPLFR; the protein is encoded by the coding sequence ATGGAACATTCCTTACATATGATATTGGCGGGGCTAATTCTAGGAGTTGTATTAGTGGTTTTTACATTGGGAAAAAGCCCATTTTTTAGAGTGGATCGTGCGGGAGCTGCTATCATTGGAGCGGTAGCGATGGTAGGAACGGGTGTTTTATCATCCGATAAAGCCACTGCAGCGGTAGATTATAAGACAATCATCATTTTATTTTCAATGATGATTCTAGTAGCGAATTTGAAATTAGCTGGATTTTTTGAGTTTGTGGGAAACAATCTGCTACGGATGGTATCCAGTAAGAACAGCTTGTTGTTTGCTATTATTTTGGTAAGTGGAGTTCTCTCTGCTTTTGTGATTAATGATATTGTCTGCCTGTTGTTTACGCCCATTGTACTACTTCTTTGCCAGAAAATTGATTGCAATCCAGTACCACATCTCTTGGGGGTTGCCATGGCCTCCAATATAGGCAGTGCTGCGACTTTACTAGGGAATCCACAAAATATACTGGTGGGCAGTTTGTCAGGGATGTCATTTTTGTCTTATTTTATGACTGCAGCTCCTGTAGCAATCTTAGGGCTGTTTTGTACTTTTATCGTGATTTCATTTTATTATCGTAAGGATCTTCATGGTGGTTGGGAAAAGAGTCAGCAAATTCCCGAAAATGCCCATATGTATTTGATTATCAAAAGTTTATTGATATTGGCAGTTATCTTAATTATGTATTTATCTGGTTATGATTTGGCATTGGTAGCCAGCTTGGGTGCGGCAGTATCCTTAATGACTCGACGAGTAGAACCGAATAAAGTGTATGCAAGTGTGGATTTCAACCTGCTGGTTATCTTTATTGGCCTTTTTATTATTGTTGCTGGAGTCGAAGAAAGTGGATTAGTTTCTTATATTTTTGACCAATTCTCTTTTTCAAAAGTGAACGACTTAGAGGTTTTTGCTATAATAACCGTTGGTTTGTCTAATTTGGTAAGCAATGTCCCTGCAGTGTTGTTAATTCGTTTTCTTATTCCAGATACCGAGATAGAAATATGGTGGAAGGCTTTAGCTTTATTTTCAACTCTTGCCGGAAATCTGACAATTGCTGGATCTATTGCTAACTTGATTGTAGTAGAGATTGCCAAACGAAATCATGTCTATGTTACTGCACGGGATTATTTTCGCATAGGTTTTCCTCTTACGCTGCTTGTTACCTTTATCGGATATTTATGGTTACCTTTATTTAGATGA
- a CDS encoding DMT family transporter: MNVEPVRKAPWIILFLGIVCISVSAIFVKEAHINGISSAFYRIFFAILFILPFYIRSKNKNMSYKGICICLLGGMFFAFELVFWNIAVIISNATFPTLIVNLSSIWVSIGAMILFKEKLNHFHWIGNGIAMFGIAVLIGISNIVEMKVDRGFIFSIIASIFLALYVLSVKQVRLKNSTLQVVFFTFLGSVVTLFICCIITESELYGFSSISWVYLLCLGLITQVGGYFLINFSLGYIDSSKVSIFTLVQPILTAIFAVIILNESFAMHHIIGGFLVLIGLFIAIAIKRCPFAPKSIL; this comes from the coding sequence ATGAACGTTGAACCGGTTAGGAAAGCCCCTTGGATAATATTATTCTTGGGAATAGTATGTATATCAGTATCTGCAATTTTCGTAAAAGAAGCTCATATCAATGGAATCTCTTCAGCTTTTTATAGAATATTTTTTGCCATACTATTTATACTGCCTTTTTATATTAGATCAAAGAATAAGAATATGAGTTATAAAGGAATTTGTATTTGTTTATTAGGCGGAATGTTTTTTGCTTTTGAACTGGTCTTTTGGAACATAGCAGTTATAATTTCTAATGCTACATTTCCTACATTGATTGTAAATCTTTCCTCTATATGGGTAAGTATAGGGGCTATGATCTTATTCAAGGAAAAACTAAATCATTTCCACTGGATCGGCAATGGTATAGCTATGTTTGGAATAGCCGTGTTAATTGGAATTAGTAATATTGTTGAAATGAAAGTCGACAGAGGTTTTATATTTTCCATTATTGCAAGTATATTTTTAGCTTTATATGTTTTATCAGTGAAACAAGTACGACTTAAAAATAGTACTCTGCAGGTTGTATTTTTTACTTTTTTAGGTTCTGTCGTAACATTATTCATTTGCTGTATTATTACAGAAAGTGAATTGTATGGATTTTCGTCTATATCCTGGGTTTACCTATTATGTCTAGGTTTAATTACCCAAGTTGGAGGATACTTTTTAATTAATTTTTCTCTTGGCTATATCGACTCGTCAAAAGTTTCGATATTCACACTGGTTCAACCAATACTTACAGCAATATTTGCCGTGATAATTTTAAATGAATCATTTGCCATGCACCATATAATTGGGGGATTTCTTGTATTAATAGGACTCTTTATAGCAATTGCTATTAAAAGATGCCCATTTGCGCCAAAGAGTATCTTGTAA
- a CDS encoding cupin domain-containing protein, with amino-acid sequence MKDFPEFMKNEKNHISSNQQNTKDIDGYFFEGEDGSQMAFWTCYSDKISKEHKHEFDEYMVCVCGQYTVTMNGQEFVLNAGDELFIPKGTVQGGKCIAGTRTIHAFGGKRIHKDKG; translated from the coding sequence ATGAAAGATTTCCCAGAGTTTATGAAAAATGAGAAAAATCATATTAGTAGTAATCAACAAAATACAAAGGATATTGACGGGTATTTTTTTGAAGGTGAAGATGGTAGTCAAATGGCTTTCTGGACATGCTATTCTGATAAAATCTCTAAAGAACATAAACATGAATTTGATGAGTATATGGTTTGTGTTTGTGGACAATATACTGTTACTATGAACGGACAAGAATTTGTTCTAAATGCAGGTGATGAACTCTTTATTCCGAAAGGAACAGTACAAGGGGGAAAGTGTATTGCGGGAACGAGAACAATTCATGCTTTTGGAGGGAAACGAATTCATAAAGACAAAGGATGA